In Anolis carolinensis isolate JA03-04 unplaced genomic scaffold, rAnoCar3.1.pri scaffold_14, whole genome shotgun sequence, the following proteins share a genomic window:
- the LOC103282104 gene encoding uncharacterized protein LOC103282104, which translates to MKSFGGPITIVLFFLLIHTARATVRTANFSTQVGQSVTLDAEIPKGATFANIQLRSASLRRALALWIPGKPVTVLSPQFSGRIAFEEDGHEFQISHLRLEDGGTFEILMENAEGVTKDLEKYVVFVFNVSVVSASRFDNQSCSMDLLCEAGDWEPSGELYLDADIHGLHRLPEPLAPPCHGAQRQSGHLHLLRTIPRHAGDLGHRALPSLRIRLWGPR; encoded by the exons ATGAAGTCCTTTGGAGGTCCCATCACCAtcgtcctcttcttcctcctcatccaCACTGCAA gaGCGACGGTCCGCACGGCGAATTTCTCCACCCAGGTGGGCCAGTCGGTCACTCTGGACGCGGAGATCCCCAAAGGGGCCACTTTTGCCAACATCCAACTCCGATCGGCCTCCCTGCGCCGGGCCCTGGCCTTGTGGATCCCGGGGAAGCCGGTCACCGTCCTCTCCCCACAGTTTTCGGGACGGATCGCCTTCGAGGAAGACGGGCACGAGTTCCAGATCAGCCACCTGAGGCTGGAAGACGGAGGCACCTTTGAAATTTTGATGGAGAATGCTGAAGGCGTTACGAAAGACTTGGAGAAATACGTCGTCTTCGTGTTCA ATGTCAGCGTCGTCTCCGCCAGTCGGTTTGACAACCAGTCCTGCAGCATGGATTTGCTTTGTGAGGCCGGGGACTGGGAGCCGAGCGGTGAGCTATACCTGGACGCAGACATCCACGGGCTCCACCGTCTCCCGGAGCCCCTGGCACCACCTTGTCATGGAGCCCAAAGACAAAGCGGACACTTACACCTGCTCCGCACAATCCCTCGGCACGCAGGGGACTTGGGACATCGAGCCCTACCCTCACTGCGGATCCGCCTCTGGGGCCCAAGGTAA